One window of Pseudacidobacterium ailaaui genomic DNA carries:
- a CDS encoding alpha-L-rhamnosidase C-terminal domain-containing protein — translation MMRPLVFALLYFFSYSLLAQEEKPLNPALVAAKWHAAWIACPDAPQRDEGVYRFRREITLPAKPEHFWVHVSADNRFLLHVNGQYAGEGPARGDLFHWRFETLDLAPLLHSGKNVIAATVWNFGTRAPVAQMSNRTGFLLQGDTAAEEIANTDGSWLVRQDTGRGLAATNHVKGYYAAGPPERVDGRLTIWSWDAEQVPDADQWHHAIVIGRAATREAQDADNNWELVQDPLPPMEHRLVDAGKPVRVDGLDAVPEFPAQPLKVPAHTHVVLLLDNGVLETAYPELTMSGGRDAEVRLTYAEALYDEHGQKGNRNEIAGRHIEGMDDTFMSDGGEHRSYQPLWWRTWRYLQIEVTTKDEPLRLDNLRGWFNAYPFEEKASIEADIPDLKKLWETGWRTARLCAHETYMDAPYWEQLQYVGDTRIQALISYAMTGDSRLARQAITNIEASLVPEGLTQSRYPSRLPQFIPTFSLLWVDMLHDYWMYVDDEALVREVLPHTRGVMDWYASHLRPDGLMGRVRWWEFADWTSGYPDGVPPQEADGGSAFLTLQFIEALHDAAEMERHFGSQERAAAYQAMIEKSTDALNRLCWDARYGVYADTPAKNSYSQQANVLAVWQNVAPRALQKKVLERVLASREGQGVQIEGSTVPPMSAMSYYFRFYLARALEAADLADRYLEELAPWRQMLQLGLSTWAEQPEPTRSDCHAWSASPNYDLLTVVAGIHPASPGFKTVRMEPHLGRLTHLDAAMPHEGGEIHVEYELNGRQWSAHVALPAGMTGDLVWKGTRYPLHGGAQVLQLP, via the coding sequence ATGATGCGCCCGCTCGTGTTTGCCCTGCTGTATTTTTTCTCCTATTCCTTACTTGCGCAGGAAGAGAAGCCGTTGAATCCGGCCCTGGTAGCCGCGAAATGGCATGCGGCCTGGATTGCCTGTCCGGATGCTCCGCAGAGGGACGAGGGGGTCTATCGCTTCCGAAGAGAGATCACACTGCCGGCAAAGCCGGAACACTTCTGGGTGCATGTGAGCGCGGACAACCGCTTCCTGCTGCACGTGAATGGACAATACGCGGGGGAAGGCCCGGCGCGGGGCGATCTGTTCCACTGGAGGTTTGAGACGCTGGATCTGGCCCCTTTGCTCCATTCCGGAAAGAACGTCATTGCGGCGACGGTGTGGAACTTTGGCACGCGCGCTCCGGTGGCGCAGATGAGCAACCGCACTGGCTTTCTGCTGCAGGGAGACACAGCAGCCGAGGAGATCGCAAACACAGACGGCTCCTGGTTGGTGAGGCAGGACACAGGCCGCGGCCTGGCTGCAACGAATCACGTGAAGGGATATTACGCCGCGGGTCCGCCGGAGCGCGTCGATGGACGGCTGACGATATGGAGCTGGGATGCTGAGCAGGTGCCGGATGCAGACCAGTGGCATCATGCTATCGTGATTGGCCGCGCCGCCACGCGCGAGGCCCAGGATGCGGACAATAACTGGGAGCTGGTCCAGGACCCGCTGCCGCCAATGGAACACCGGCTGGTGGATGCCGGAAAACCAGTGCGCGTGGATGGGCTGGATGCGGTGCCGGAATTTCCCGCGCAGCCACTGAAGGTACCTGCGCATACGCATGTGGTTCTCCTGCTGGACAACGGGGTGCTGGAAACGGCCTATCCTGAGCTGACGATGAGCGGAGGACGCGACGCTGAGGTGCGCCTGACCTATGCTGAGGCGCTCTATGATGAGCACGGGCAGAAAGGCAATCGCAATGAGATTGCCGGCCGGCATATCGAAGGCATGGATGATACCTTCATGAGCGATGGCGGAGAGCACCGCTCGTATCAACCTCTCTGGTGGCGGACCTGGCGGTATCTGCAAATCGAGGTGACGACGAAAGATGAGCCGCTGCGGCTGGACAATCTTCGCGGATGGTTCAATGCTTATCCCTTTGAGGAAAAGGCGAGCATCGAGGCAGACATTCCGGACCTGAAGAAACTCTGGGAGACGGGATGGCGTACTGCACGACTGTGCGCGCATGAGACGTACATGGATGCTCCATACTGGGAGCAGTTGCAATACGTAGGCGATACACGCATCCAGGCGCTGATTTCCTATGCCATGACTGGGGACAGCCGGTTGGCACGGCAGGCCATCACGAACATAGAGGCTTCTTTGGTGCCCGAAGGGCTGACACAGAGCCGATACCCCTCGCGGCTGCCGCAGTTTATTCCTACGTTTTCGCTGCTCTGGGTGGACATGCTGCACGACTACTGGATGTATGTGGATGACGAGGCGTTGGTGCGCGAGGTGCTACCGCACACACGCGGCGTCATGGACTGGTATGCATCGCATCTGCGTCCTGACGGTCTGATGGGCAGGGTCCGCTGGTGGGAGTTTGCTGACTGGACGAGTGGGTACCCGGATGGTGTTCCACCGCAGGAGGCCGATGGCGGGTCCGCCTTTCTCACCCTACAGTTTATCGAGGCCCTGCATGATGCAGCGGAGATGGAGAGGCATTTCGGCAGCCAGGAGCGGGCCGCCGCTTATCAGGCGATGATCGAGAAGTCCACGGATGCACTCAACCGGCTCTGCTGGGACGCGCGCTACGGGGTGTATGCAGATACTCCGGCGAAGAACAGCTACAGCCAGCAAGCGAATGTTCTGGCTGTATGGCAGAACGTAGCTCCGCGCGCGCTGCAGAAGAAGGTTCTGGAGCGCGTGCTGGCATCCCGGGAAGGACAAGGGGTGCAGATAGAAGGAAGCACCGTACCTCCGATGTCCGCGATGAGCTATTACTTCCGCTTTTATCTGGCGCGTGCCCTTGAAGCGGCCGACCTGGCAGACCGCTATCTGGAGGAGCTGGCACCGTGGCGCCAGATGCTGCAATTGGGGCTGAGCACCTGGGCCGAACAGCCGGAGCCGACGCGCTCGGATTGTCACGCCTGGAGCGCAAGTCCCAACTATGATTTGCTGACGGTAGTGGCGGGCATCCATCCGGCTTCCCCGGGATTCAAGACCGTGCGGATGGAGCCGCATCTGGGCAGGCTGACGCATCTGGACGCGGCCATGCCCCATGAAGGCGGGGAAATTCACGTGGAGTATGAGCTAAACGGCAGGCAGTGGTCGGCACATGTGGCATTGCCTGCCGGGATGACCGGTGACCTGGTGTGGAAGGGCACCAGGTATCCGTTACATGGGGGAGCGCAGGTGTTGCAGTTGCCCTAG